The nucleotide window ACAATAACCACAGTAATATCAACGATTATTTTAAGATATCAAGAAGCCGAAATTTAATAAAGGTTAAATCTGTTTTACGAAATAAAACACAATATATAAAACACGACCTGACAAATCTGACAAATCCTTTTGCCGTAAAATATAATTTAATCTTTTGCCGAAATGTTTTAATTTATTTCAATCATGATTTGCAGAACAGAGTTTTTAAACTTTTTTTAGACTCATTATTTACCGGCGGTGCATTAATTGTCGGCAAACATGAAGGAATTATTGGAGACATTGCAAATAAGTTTGAAAAAAGAGGGACTATCTATATAAAGAAATAAAACATCAAATGGTTGATTTGTTAGAAATTAATTTAGATAAAGCTGCTGAAGTTATAAAAAATGCATCTCATATAACAGCATTTACCGGAGCAGGCATTTCTGTGGAAAGCGGAATTCCTTCATATAGAGGTAAAGACGGATTGTGGACAAAATATGATACCAAAGCTCTGGAAATCAGCTTTTTCTACAGTAATCCTGTTGATGCATGGGAAATAATCAGAAAAATCTTTTATGAATATTTCGGAAAGGCAAAACCGAATGCTGCACATTCGGCTCTTGCAAAAATGGAAAAAAAGGGAATGTTAAAAGCCGTCATTACCCAAAATATTGACAATTTGCATTATGAAGCCGGGAATGAAACCGTTTTTGAATTTCACGGTAACTCAAAAGTTATGTTATGCACAAAATGCAAAAGAAGACACAAAGCATCATCGGTAAATTTGGATGAAATACCTCCAAAATGTATTGCATGCGGAGGTTTGTTAAAGCCTGATTTTATTTTTTTCGGTGAAGGCATCCCGCAAGAAGCATATAAAAATTCCTTTGCAGAAGCAGAAAAAGCTGATGTTTTTTTGCTGATTGGTACAACCGGTTTAGTTCAGCCTGCCGCAT belongs to Bacteroidales bacterium and includes:
- a CDS encoding NAD-dependent deacylase, which translates into the protein MVDLLEINLDKAAEVIKNASHITAFTGAGISVESGIPSYRGKDGLWTKYDTKALEISFFYSNPVDAWEIIRKIFYEYFGKAKPNAAHSALAKMEKKGMLKAVITQNIDNLHYEAGNETVFEFHGNSKVMLCTKCKRRHKASSVNLDEIPPKCIACGGLLKPDFIFFGEGIPQEAYKNSFAEAEKADVFLLIGTTGLVQPAAYIPIKAKQNGATIIEVNPERTAFTEQITDIFLQGKAGEVMTKLSELIFTENEKL